One Luteibacter aegosomaticola genomic window carries:
- a CDS encoding hydroxymethylglutaryl-CoA lyase translates to MNASNHVRIVEVGPRDGLQNEKAMLPAAVKIELIDRLSETGLLTIEATSFVSPKWVPQLADAAEVFTAIRKAPGVVYPVLVPNLQGYERAREVGATEVAVFTAASEAFNQKNINATIDESIDRFMPVLERARADGVAVRGYVSTVLGCPYQGEVPVADVVRVAKRLHELGCHEISLGDTIGVGTPARARAMLRAVAGEVPMAALAVHFHDTYGQALANILACLEEGVRVVDSAVSGTGGCPYAKGATGNVASEDVVYMLHGMGMTTGVDLDKLVQTGAWLAAQLGKETASRVTRARTAA, encoded by the coding sequence ATGAACGCCTCGAACCACGTACGTATCGTCGAAGTCGGCCCGCGCGATGGCCTGCAGAACGAAAAAGCCATGCTACCCGCCGCGGTCAAGATCGAACTAATCGATCGCCTGTCGGAAACGGGCCTCCTGACCATCGAAGCCACCAGCTTCGTCAGCCCGAAGTGGGTGCCGCAGCTGGCCGATGCCGCCGAGGTGTTTACCGCGATTCGCAAGGCGCCGGGCGTGGTGTATCCCGTGCTGGTGCCAAACCTGCAGGGTTACGAGCGCGCACGCGAGGTTGGTGCCACGGAAGTGGCCGTGTTCACCGCGGCCTCCGAAGCGTTCAACCAGAAGAACATCAACGCCACCATCGATGAATCGATCGACCGGTTCATGCCGGTACTGGAACGTGCGCGCGCCGATGGCGTCGCCGTGCGCGGTTACGTCTCCACCGTGCTCGGCTGCCCTTACCAGGGCGAGGTACCGGTGGCCGACGTGGTCCGGGTGGCGAAGCGCCTGCACGAGCTGGGTTGCCACGAGATTTCGCTGGGCGACACCATTGGCGTCGGTACGCCGGCCAGGGCGCGCGCCATGCTGCGCGCCGTCGCTGGCGAGGTGCCCATGGCCGCGCTGGCGGTGCATTTCCACGATACCTACGGACAGGCCCTGGCCAACATCCTCGCCTGCCTCGAAGAAGGCGTGCGCGTGGTCGACAGTGCCGTCTCCGGCACCGGCGGCTGCCCCTATGCGAAGGGTGCCACGGGCAACGTCGCCAGCGAGGACGTGGTGTACATGCTGCATGGCATGGGCATGACGACCGGCGTGGACCTCGACAAGCTGGTGCAGACCGGCGCATGGCTTGCCGCGCAGTTGGGCAAGGAAACCGCGAGCCGGGTTACCCGGGCTCGCACGGCGGCCTGA
- a CDS encoding FKBP-type peptidyl-prolyl cis-trans isomerase translates to MQIGNRNVVSFHYTLTDDQGTVIDSSEGREPLAYIHGEGHIVPGLEKALEGRQAGDQFKVDVVPEEGYGPRHPELIQVVPKAAFQGVDNLEVGMQFQGRNDQGSINVTVSKIEGDNVTVDGNHPLAGQTLHFAVEVTNVREASEEEISHGHVHGEGGHHH, encoded by the coding sequence ATGCAGATCGGCAATCGCAACGTCGTTTCCTTCCATTACACGCTGACCGACGACCAGGGCACTGTCATCGACAGCTCGGAAGGTCGCGAGCCGCTCGCCTACATCCACGGCGAAGGCCATATCGTCCCGGGCCTGGAGAAGGCACTGGAAGGTCGCCAGGCCGGTGACCAGTTCAAGGTCGACGTGGTGCCGGAGGAGGGCTACGGCCCGCGCCACCCGGAACTGATCCAGGTCGTGCCGAAGGCGGCGTTCCAGGGCGTCGACAACCTCGAAGTGGGTATGCAGTTCCAGGGCCGCAACGACCAGGGCTCGATCAACGTCACCGTCTCGAAGATCGAAGGCGATAACGTCACCGTCGACGGCAACCACCCGCTCGCCGGCCAGACCCTGCACTTCGCCGTCGAAGTCACCAACGTGCGTGAAGCCAGCGAAGAAGAGATCTCGCACGGCCACGTTCACGGCGAAGGTGGTCACCACCACTAA
- a CDS encoding GNAT family N-acetyltransferase, with amino-acid sequence MIRIATEADAAACHAIYAPIVETSAITFETELPGEAAMRERIRTRLQNHPWLVWEENGEVIAYAYAGRFRERAAYDWIAETSIYVHEKARRRGIARKLYGVLLDAMQRQGINQAVGVITLPGDTSVAMHEAMGFAPAGVWPKAGYKLGQWWDVGVWSKFMSEPAVPPVPVVPFAQLAAQGGLDDLLG; translated from the coding sequence GTGATCCGTATCGCCACCGAAGCCGACGCCGCCGCGTGCCACGCCATCTACGCGCCGATCGTCGAAACCAGCGCCATCACGTTCGAGACAGAGCTTCCCGGTGAAGCCGCGATGCGCGAGCGCATCCGCACGCGCCTGCAGAACCACCCCTGGCTGGTGTGGGAAGAAAACGGCGAAGTCATCGCTTATGCGTACGCCGGCCGATTCCGCGAACGCGCGGCGTACGACTGGATCGCCGAGACCTCGATCTACGTGCACGAGAAGGCGCGCCGCCGCGGCATCGCACGCAAGCTCTACGGCGTGCTGCTCGATGCCATGCAACGCCAGGGCATCAACCAGGCCGTGGGCGTCATCACCCTGCCCGGCGATACCAGCGTCGCCATGCACGAGGCCATGGGTTTCGCCCCCGCCGGTGTGTGGCCGAAGGCCGGCTACAAGCTCGGCCAGTGGTGGGATGTGGGCGTGTGGAGCAAGTTCATGAGCGAACCGGCGGTGCCGCCGGTCCCCGTCGTGCCGTTCGCCCAGCTGGCCGCCCAGGGCGGCCTGGACGACCTCCTGGGCTAA
- the efpL gene encoding elongation factor P-like protein EfpL produces MKASDVKKGNVVEHDGTVYQVRDIERSSPSARGGNITYRFTLYSIPGSRKFDLSVRSEDDLKEVDLARRQAKFSYMDGEAFVFMDDEDYTQYTLDAAVVGDNAGYIVEDAEGYYVQVIDDAPVGLQVPSSVVLTVVDTAPELKGSSATKRNKPAKLSTGIEIQVPEYITNGEKVTVNTLTGEFSGRA; encoded by the coding sequence ATGAAAGCATCTGACGTTAAGAAGGGTAATGTCGTCGAACACGACGGCACCGTGTACCAGGTCCGTGATATCGAACGCAGCTCGCCCAGCGCGCGCGGCGGCAACATCACCTACCGCTTCACCCTGTATTCCATCCCGGGCAGCCGCAAGTTCGACCTGAGCGTGCGTTCGGAAGACGACCTGAAGGAAGTCGACCTCGCCCGCCGCCAGGCCAAGTTCTCCTACATGGATGGCGAGGCTTTCGTCTTCATGGACGACGAGGACTACACCCAGTACACGCTCGATGCAGCCGTGGTGGGTGACAACGCCGGGTACATCGTCGAAGACGCCGAGGGCTACTACGTCCAGGTCATCGACGACGCCCCCGTGGGCCTGCAGGTACCCAGCAGCGTCGTACTCACCGTGGTGGATACCGCGCCCGAACTGAAGGGCTCGAGCGCCACCAAGCGCAACAAGCCCGCCAAGCTCAGCACCGGTATCGAAATCCAGGTGCCGGAGTACATCACCAATGGCGAAAAGGTGACGGTGAACACCCTCACCGGCGAGTTCTCGGGCCGCGCCTGA
- a CDS encoding acetyl/propionyl/methylcrotonyl-CoA carboxylase subunit alpha, with translation MFDCILIANRGEIACRVIRTCRRLGIRTVAVYSSADADAQHVRLADEAWPIGGPRPAESYLRGEAIIEVARKTGAQAIHPGYGFLSENTDFARACAAAGIAFIGPRPESIDAMGSKAAAKALMEKHAVPLVPGYHGENQDPAHLAAEAQRTGFPLMIKAASGGGGKGMRIVRDAAGFTEALASAQREAANAFGDTRVILERYVEHPRHIEFQVFGDTHGNIIHLNERECSAQRRYQKVLEETPSPFLDTARRARMGEAAVAAARAVDYVGAGTVEFIVGQDGEFFFMEMNTRLQVEHPVTEETLGLDLVEWQLLVASGEPLPLAQAEVKAHGHAIEVRLYAEDPEANFLPGSGKLLALTLPTPSRHVRLDGGVIAGDTVTIFYDPMIAKLIVYGEDRADALERLRAALAHTEIVGPKSNIAFLERLIRHPVVVEGRIDTGYLDRHLNEFLAGETKAADTERFAAAVAMLMADEAEQRNGEQDPHSPWGGADAWRLGHPGKRVVALMEGDTRHEIDAHGHAGHYVLRQGEAEATVAGARLGDGALSARFNEHARRVPLAVAGPRVRVHDEQGRRWAFERAPAFAWAGASADTARQVVAPMPGRIVLVRAAVGDTVEEGQELLVMEAMKMELALKAPRAGRIEAISAAQGDFVDADSVLVRFAESA, from the coding sequence ATGTTCGACTGCATTCTGATCGCCAATCGCGGCGAAATCGCTTGCCGCGTGATCCGGACCTGCCGCCGCCTGGGCATCCGGACCGTGGCGGTGTACTCCTCGGCCGATGCCGATGCGCAGCACGTCCGGCTGGCCGACGAGGCCTGGCCGATCGGTGGTCCACGCCCCGCGGAGTCGTACCTGCGCGGCGAGGCGATCATCGAGGTAGCAAGAAAAACCGGGGCGCAGGCGATCCACCCGGGTTACGGCTTCCTCTCGGAAAACACGGATTTCGCCCGCGCCTGTGCCGCCGCGGGCATCGCTTTCATCGGCCCGCGGCCGGAGAGCATCGACGCGATGGGTTCCAAGGCCGCCGCCAAGGCGCTGATGGAAAAGCACGCCGTCCCGCTCGTGCCCGGTTACCACGGCGAAAACCAGGACCCTGCGCACCTCGCCGCCGAAGCGCAGCGCACGGGCTTCCCGCTGATGATCAAGGCCGCCTCGGGCGGTGGTGGCAAGGGCATGCGTATCGTGCGCGACGCCGCCGGCTTCACCGAAGCCCTGGCCTCGGCCCAGCGCGAGGCTGCCAATGCCTTCGGCGACACGCGGGTCATTCTCGAACGATACGTCGAGCATCCCCGCCACATCGAATTCCAGGTGTTCGGCGATACGCACGGCAACATCATCCACCTCAACGAGCGCGAATGCTCCGCCCAGCGCCGTTACCAGAAGGTGCTGGAAGAAACCCCGTCGCCGTTCCTCGATACCGCCCGCCGCGCCCGCATGGGCGAGGCCGCCGTGGCCGCCGCACGCGCGGTCGATTACGTCGGTGCCGGCACCGTCGAGTTCATCGTGGGCCAGGATGGCGAGTTCTTCTTCATGGAGATGAACACCCGCCTCCAGGTGGAACACCCTGTCACTGAGGAAACGCTGGGTCTCGACCTCGTGGAATGGCAATTGCTCGTGGCGTCCGGCGAGCCGCTCCCGCTCGCCCAGGCCGAGGTGAAAGCCCACGGCCACGCGATCGAAGTCCGCCTCTATGCCGAAGACCCGGAAGCGAATTTCCTGCCGGGCTCGGGCAAGCTGCTTGCCCTGACGTTGCCGACGCCGTCGCGCCATGTCCGCCTCGACGGTGGCGTGATCGCCGGCGATACCGTGACGATCTTCTACGACCCGATGATCGCCAAGCTCATCGTGTACGGCGAGGATCGCGCCGATGCACTCGAACGCCTGCGCGCCGCCCTCGCGCATACGGAAATCGTCGGCCCCAAATCCAACATCGCTTTCCTGGAGCGGCTCATCCGTCATCCGGTGGTGGTCGAAGGCCGGATCGATACCGGCTACCTCGATCGCCATCTCAACGAATTCCTCGCGGGTGAGACGAAAGCGGCCGATACCGAACGGTTCGCCGCCGCGGTCGCCATGCTGATGGCGGATGAAGCCGAACAGCGCAATGGTGAGCAGGATCCGCACTCCCCCTGGGGTGGCGCGGATGCCTGGCGCCTCGGCCACCCGGGCAAGCGCGTCGTCGCGCTCATGGAGGGCGATACGCGCCACGAGATCGACGCGCACGGCCACGCAGGCCACTATGTGCTGCGCCAGGGCGAGGCTGAAGCCACCGTGGCTGGCGCACGCCTTGGCGATGGCGCGCTTTCCGCGCGCTTCAACGAACACGCCCGGCGCGTCCCGCTCGCTGTCGCGGGCCCGCGCGTCCGCGTGCACGACGAACAGGGCCGCCGCTGGGCGTTTGAGCGCGCACCTGCCTTTGCGTGGGCCGGCGCCTCCGCCGACACCGCCCGCCAGGTGGTCGCGCCGATGCCCGGACGCATCGTGCTGGTGCGGGCAGCCGTCGGCGATACGGTCGAAGAAGGCCAGGAACTGCTGGTCATGGAAGCGATGAAAATGGAGCTGGCCTTGAAGGCACCGCGTGCCGGCCGCATCGAAGCCATCTCGGCCGCGCAAGGCGATTTCGTGGACGCCGACAGTGTCCTCGTCCGCTTCGCCGAATCGGCCTGA
- a CDS encoding cold-shock protein, whose translation MSDREIGTVKWFNDAKGFGFISRENGPDVFVHFRAIQGNGFKSLAEGEKVSFKVVNGQKGLQAEEVNKA comes from the coding sequence ATGTCGGATCGTGAAATCGGCACCGTGAAGTGGTTCAACGACGCGAAGGGCTTCGGCTTCATCTCGCGTGAGAACGGCCCGGACGTTTTCGTCCACTTCCGCGCCATCCAGGGCAACGGCTTCAAGTCGCTGGCCGAAGGCGAGAAGGTCTCCTTCAAGGTCGTGAACGGCCAGAAGGGCCTGCAGGCTGAGGAAGTCAACAAGGCGTAA
- a CDS encoding EF-hand domain-containing protein: MKMHVRAVTLGASLLLAGAAFAQTAPADQTTPPPPPSAQPLPTNQAPLPPPPPGEATPPPPPADNPGMPPPAAAAPPPPPPLPPPGGDTGTTGMTSGTSMNTAQGQVQVNSGPAAPKPAGPAPDFKTLSGGKASITPEQASAYPLLANDFQYADSNRDGKISAAEYKKWVAHSGAGQ, translated from the coding sequence ATGAAGATGCATGTACGCGCCGTCACCCTCGGCGCCTCGCTGCTGCTGGCAGGCGCGGCGTTCGCCCAGACCGCCCCCGCCGACCAGACGACACCGCCGCCTCCGCCGTCGGCCCAGCCGCTCCCCACGAACCAGGCGCCGCTGCCTCCGCCGCCCCCGGGCGAGGCCACGCCGCCGCCCCCGCCTGCGGATAACCCGGGCATGCCGCCGCCGGCAGCTGCCGCGCCGCCGCCCCCGCCCCCGCTTCCGCCCCCGGGCGGCGACACCGGCACCACCGGCATGACCAGCGGCACGTCCATGAACACCGCGCAGGGTCAGGTCCAGGTCAACAGCGGGCCGGCCGCCCCGAAACCGGCAGGCCCAGCTCCTGACTTCAAGACGCTCTCGGGTGGCAAGGCGTCGATCACGCCGGAACAGGCCTCGGCCTATCCGTTGCTAGCCAATGATTTCCAGTACGCCGATAGCAACCGCGATGGAAAGATCAGCGCAGCTGAATACAAGAAGTGGGTCGCCCATTCGGGCGCCGGGCAGTAA
- a CDS encoding SDR family oxidoreductase: MQLDQVKAVITGGASGLGHAVAQRLVAAGASVALFDVNEEKGQAAAAALGKHASFQRTDVTSEDGVAANVAAAAQAMGGLNLVVNCAGILGAGRVLGKEGPMPLSTFATTVMVNLVGSFNVAKAAAQLMQGNAAGEDGERGLIVNTASVAAYEGQIGQAAYSASKGGVVGMTLPMARELSRFGIRVNTIAPGIFWTPMVDGMPPQVQESLSASIPFPSRLGKPEEFADLVAFLIGARYVNGETIRLDGAVRLAPK; this comes from the coding sequence ATGCAGCTTGATCAGGTCAAGGCCGTCATTACCGGCGGCGCCTCCGGCCTCGGCCACGCCGTGGCCCAGCGCCTCGTCGCCGCCGGTGCCTCGGTCGCCCTCTTCGACGTGAACGAAGAGAAGGGCCAGGCGGCCGCCGCCGCACTCGGCAAGCACGCCAGCTTCCAGCGCACCGACGTCACCTCCGAAGACGGTGTCGCCGCGAACGTGGCTGCCGCGGCGCAGGCCATGGGTGGCCTGAATCTCGTCGTGAACTGCGCGGGCATCCTCGGTGCCGGCCGCGTGCTCGGCAAGGAAGGCCCGATGCCGCTTTCCACCTTCGCCACCACGGTCATGGTGAATCTTGTCGGCAGCTTCAACGTGGCCAAGGCCGCGGCGCAGTTGATGCAGGGCAATGCAGCTGGCGAAGACGGCGAGCGTGGCCTCATCGTCAACACCGCGTCCGTCGCCGCCTACGAAGGCCAGATTGGCCAGGCCGCCTACTCGGCCTCGAAGGGTGGCGTGGTCGGCATGACGCTGCCGATGGCGCGTGAACTGTCGCGTTTTGGCATCCGCGTCAACACCATCGCCCCGGGCATTTTCTGGACCCCGATGGTCGACGGCATGCCGCCGCAGGTACAGGAATCGCTCTCTGCTTCCATTCCGTTCCCGTCACGCCTGGGCAAGCCGGAAGAGTTCGCCGACCTCGTCGCGTTCCTTATCGGTGCCCGCTACGTCAACGGCGAAACCATCCGCCTCGATGGCGCCGTGCGCCTCGCCCCGAAGTAA
- a CDS encoding winged helix-turn-helix domain-containing protein — protein MASRVSDGTSTGNVIRLTPRAAQLLHLAAQGLLRRGTRKARKADVTATIARMGLLQIDTINVVARSPYMVLFSRLGTYPQAWLDDALADGHLAETWAHEASFIPSDEFHYHRDYRLGRAGHWAQRMAERTHAEARVDMDALLERIRVEGPLRAADFERETPGSKGWWGWKPEKKWLEAWFALGQLMVLRRERFQRVYDLAERVTSRWPVPPQGALEESTVRAWFIARSVRALGITRSRWIADYFRLKPRVTDAELQPLVSEGTLLRVDVEGWSEPAYVHADHADLLAKATLNALRATRTALLSPFDPVVWDRARAQDLFGFEYTMESYTPGPRRQFGYYVLPILHRGRLIGRLDAKAHRNDGLFQVLGVWLEDGVAITPALVEDVAQAIVECAAWHGTPRVAIEATQPKGLRSQLKLACAC, from the coding sequence GTGGCGTCACGCGTATCCGACGGGACCTCGACAGGCAACGTGATCCGGCTTACGCCGCGTGCTGCCCAGTTGCTCCACCTCGCGGCCCAGGGCCTGCTGCGCCGAGGCACCCGCAAGGCACGCAAGGCGGACGTTACGGCGACCATCGCGCGCATGGGCCTGCTACAGATCGACACCATCAACGTGGTCGCGCGCAGCCCTTACATGGTGCTCTTCTCGCGGCTCGGTACCTACCCGCAAGCGTGGCTGGACGATGCCCTCGCCGACGGACATCTTGCCGAAACCTGGGCGCACGAGGCCTCGTTCATCCCGTCGGACGAGTTCCATTATCACCGCGATTACCGGCTGGGCCGGGCAGGGCATTGGGCGCAACGGATGGCTGAGCGCACGCATGCCGAAGCGCGTGTGGACATGGATGCGCTGCTCGAGCGTATTCGCGTCGAGGGCCCGCTGCGCGCTGCTGATTTCGAACGGGAAACGCCGGGGAGCAAAGGCTGGTGGGGCTGGAAACCTGAGAAGAAATGGCTTGAGGCATGGTTTGCTCTCGGCCAGTTGATGGTGCTGCGGCGAGAACGCTTCCAGCGGGTTTACGACCTCGCCGAGCGCGTCACCTCACGCTGGCCCGTGCCACCACAGGGTGCGCTTGAAGAATCGACCGTGCGCGCATGGTTCATCGCCCGTAGCGTGCGTGCATTGGGCATCACGCGTTCGCGCTGGATCGCGGATTACTTCCGGCTCAAGCCGCGCGTCACCGATGCGGAGCTGCAGCCGCTGGTAAGTGAGGGCACGTTGTTGCGCGTCGACGTCGAGGGCTGGAGTGAGCCGGCCTACGTCCATGCCGATCATGCGGACCTGCTTGCGAAGGCCACGCTGAATGCCCTACGTGCGACGCGCACCGCGTTGCTCTCACCCTTCGATCCGGTCGTATGGGACCGCGCCCGGGCGCAGGATCTGTTCGGTTTCGAGTACACGATGGAAAGCTATACGCCGGGGCCGCGGCGCCAGTTCGGCTATTACGTGCTTCCCATACTGCATCGGGGGCGCCTGATCGGGCGTCTCGACGCGAAAGCGCACCGGAACGATGGCCTGTTCCAGGTGCTGGGCGTCTGGCTGGAAGATGGCGTGGCAATCACGCCCGCGCTCGTTGAGGATGTGGCGCAGGCCATCGTCGAATGCGCGGCGTGGCATGGCACGCCGCGGGTCGCGATCGAGGCTACGCAACCCAAGGGGCTGCGTAGCCAGCTAAAGCTCGCCTGCGCGTGCTGA
- the cspE gene encoding transcription antiterminator/RNA stability regulator CspE codes for MATGTVKWFNDAKGFGFITQDGGGPDVFVHFRSIQGNGFKSLQEGQKVEYEVTQGQKGPQADNVVPK; via the coding sequence ATGGCAACAGGTACGGTGAAGTGGTTCAACGATGCTAAGGGCTTCGGCTTCATTACCCAGGACGGTGGTGGCCCCGACGTTTTCGTGCATTTCCGTTCCATCCAGGGCAACGGCTTCAAGTCGCTGCAGGAAGGCCAGAAGGTCGAGTACGAAGTAACCCAGGGCCAGAAGGGCCCGCAGGCCGACAACGTCGTGCCGAAGTAA
- a CDS encoding alpha/beta hydrolase family protein, which translates to MTDPVADGVRAVLPLRMADGARADLLLFRPAGVPRAALLWVPALGVSARHYEPLAQALASLGIAVAVHEWRGHGSSDRRAGRRHNWGYQTLLTDDLPVSLAALTATFPDTPVLLGGHSLGGQLSTLLASITEVPLRGIVLVASGAPYWRRFRPWVGLAYVAAPLLAHLVGRLPGRQIGFGGNEARGVIADWARSGRTGRYAARGMSVDLEAALRGQRAPVLALRLGDDWLGPESSLLFLLDKMPGARRTVGVIGSDDLAGAKADHFAWMKMPARIAIRIGEWLD; encoded by the coding sequence ATGACTGATCCTGTCGCGGACGGGGTGCGCGCGGTGCTGCCGCTGCGCATGGCCGATGGCGCGCGCGCCGACCTTCTGTTGTTTCGCCCCGCTGGGGTGCCGCGAGCCGCGCTGCTCTGGGTGCCGGCGCTGGGTGTCTCCGCCCGCCACTACGAGCCGCTCGCCCAGGCCCTGGCAAGTCTCGGCATCGCCGTAGCCGTCCATGAATGGCGGGGCCATGGTTCCAGTGACCGCCGGGCTGGCCGTCGGCACAACTGGGGCTACCAGACCCTCCTGACCGACGACCTGCCAGTGAGCCTGGCCGCATTGACGGCGACGTTTCCCGATACCCCGGTGCTCCTGGGTGGCCATAGCCTGGGTGGGCAACTGTCGACCCTGCTGGCCTCGATCACCGAGGTGCCGTTGCGCGGCATCGTCCTGGTGGCGAGCGGCGCACCTTATTGGCGCCGCTTCCGCCCCTGGGTAGGTCTTGCGTACGTGGCGGCCCCCCTCTTGGCTCATCTCGTCGGCCGGCTTCCGGGGCGGCAGATTGGTTTTGGCGGCAACGAAGCGCGCGGTGTGATCGCTGACTGGGCGCGCAGCGGGCGAACCGGGCGCTATGCCGCACGCGGCATGTCCGTGGATCTGGAAGCGGCGCTGCGTGGCCAGCGCGCCCCGGTGCTGGCGCTTCGCCTTGGCGATGACTGGCTGGGCCCCGAGTCTTCACTTCTCTTCCTGCTCGACAAGATGCCGGGTGCCCGGCGTACCGTCGGTGTCATCGGTAGCGACGACCTTGCGGGGGCGAAGGCCGATCACTTCGCGTGGATGAAGATGCCCGCGCGCATCGCGATCCGCATCGGCGAGTGGCTGGACTGA
- a CDS encoding phospholipase A produces MNRFRAAGALGAIACLHVAQAYAQNPSPMDIRACSAIETDSQRLLCYDKAVGRTQMPQAVKKEDAKGQSVSVDLATRDSGDVARPLSLLDSRWELSPESKLGTLNLRGYKPTYVLPFFGTTNQNDTPHSPSPDHTVSTPQELDNVEAKFQISLKTKAVENLFGDNGDLWVGYTQSSRWQVYNKDNSRPFRETNYEPEALLVFSTNYSILGWNGRLASIGINHQSNGRADPLSRSWNRVVADVGFEREGWTVMLRPWWRIPEARKDDDNPDIEDYMGRGEIQVVHEVGRNEFALTARHSFRTGDRSHGSLRGTWSFPVVNNLRGYLEVFNGYGESLIDYNHRATYLGVGVSLLDWY; encoded by the coding sequence ATGAACCGATTCCGCGCCGCCGGCGCCCTGGGCGCTATCGCCTGCCTGCACGTCGCGCAAGCGTATGCACAGAATCCGAGCCCGATGGATATCCGGGCATGCTCGGCCATCGAAACCGATTCGCAGCGGCTGCTCTGCTACGACAAGGCGGTGGGCCGCACGCAGATGCCGCAGGCGGTGAAAAAAGAAGATGCCAAGGGCCAATCCGTCAGCGTCGATCTCGCCACGCGGGATTCAGGCGATGTGGCACGCCCCCTCTCACTTCTCGACAGCCGCTGGGAGCTCTCCCCGGAATCGAAGCTGGGCACCCTGAACCTGCGCGGTTACAAGCCGACCTACGTCTTGCCTTTCTTCGGTACGACCAACCAGAACGACACGCCGCACAGCCCTTCGCCAGACCATACGGTTAGCACCCCACAAGAGCTGGATAACGTCGAGGCGAAGTTCCAGATCAGCCTGAAGACCAAGGCCGTCGAGAATCTGTTCGGCGATAACGGCGACCTCTGGGTGGGATACACCCAGTCGTCCCGCTGGCAGGTCTACAACAAGGACAATTCGCGGCCGTTCCGCGAAACGAACTACGAGCCCGAGGCCCTGCTCGTGTTCAGCACGAACTACAGCATTCTTGGCTGGAACGGGCGCCTGGCGAGTATCGGCATCAACCACCAGTCGAATGGACGCGCGGATCCGCTGTCGCGCAGCTGGAACCGCGTGGTCGCCGATGTCGGTTTCGAGCGCGAAGGCTGGACGGTGATGCTGCGCCCGTGGTGGCGCATCCCGGAAGCACGCAAGGATGACGACAACCCGGATATCGAGGATTACATGGGCCGCGGCGAGATCCAGGTGGTCCACGAGGTGGGCCGCAACGAGTTCGCACTGACGGCGCGCCACTCGTTCCGTACCGGCGATCGTTCACACGGTTCGCTGCGCGGCACCTGGAGCTTCCCGGTGGTGAACAACCTGCGCGGTTATCTCGAGGTGTTCAATGGGTATGGCGAAAGCCTGATCGATTACAACCACCGGGCCACGTACCTGGGCGTAGGTGTGTCACTGCTCGATTGGTATTAA